One region of Zingiber officinale cultivar Zhangliang chromosome 7B, Zo_v1.1, whole genome shotgun sequence genomic DNA includes:
- the LOC122003600 gene encoding oil body-associated protein 2A-like: MADGCGMPPGKPMSAEKTVIDKGAEMLQSLKPVKHFKQQFCSFALFSHDPIRQIETHHFCSRLNHDFHQCAVYNSDSTSAQLIGVEYVISESLFKTLSPEERKLWHSHAHEVKTGLLAWPRVPESLCRKEIAEFAKTYGKFWCTWQVDRGDRLPMGPPALMASPQGVNLGWVRPDLVKKRDDRYGISAEELREKRADIEEPDTIEGSNADYWVKCGKGFSVDVVETAMNLRAPFP; this comes from the exons ATGGCTGATGGATGCGGTATGCCGCCGGGGAAGCCGATGTCAGCCGAGAAGACGGTGATCGACAAGGGCGCGGAGATGCTGCAGTCGTTGAAGCCCGTGAAGCACTTCAAGCAGCAATTCTGCAGCTTCGCCCTCTTCTCCCACGATCCCATCCGCCAGATCGAGACCCACCACTTCTGCTCCCGCCTCAACCACGACTTCCACCAGTGCGCCGTCTACAACTCCGACTCCACCTCCGCCCAACTCATCG GTGTTGAGTACGTGATCTCGGAGAGTCTGTTCAAGACCCTGTCGCCGGAAGAGCGGAAGCTGTGGCACTCGCACGCGCACGAGGTGAAAACAGGGCTCCTCGCGTGGCCGCGCGTGCCGGAGAGTCTGTGCAGGAAGGAGATCGCGGAGTTCGCGAAGACGTACGGCAAGTTCTGGTGCACGTGGCAGGTGGACCGTGGGGACCGCCTCCCGATGGGTCCCCCCGCGCTGATGGCGTCGCCGCAGGGGGTGAACTTGGGATGGGTGCGCCctgacttggtgaagaagcgcgacgacAGGTACGGGATTTCGGCGGAGGAGCTGAGGGAGAAGAGAGCGGACATCGAGGAGCCCGACACGATCGAGGGATCGAACGCCGACTACTGGGTGAAGTGCGGGAAGGGGTTCTCGGTGGACGTGGTGGAAACGGCGATGAACCTCCGAGCGCCGTTCCCTTGA